From the Clostridium cagae genome, the window ATCACCTCTTCAAGCTTTAGAATTATCTAGAATACTTGGAATTATCATTAAGTAGAACTAAAAAATATGTGAGTAATAGAAATACTTTCTATTATATTTATAAGGAGAATTATAATGAGAGAATTTAAAACTGGAATATACAGACACTTTAAAGGAAGAGAATATGAAGTTATTGATATTGCAATTCATAGTGAAACAAGAGAAAAATTCGTAGTATATAAAGCGCTATATGGAGATTTTAAAACTTTCATTAGGCCTTATGATATGTTTATGAGCAAAGTTGATAAAGAAAAATATCCAGATATAAAACAAAAATATAGATTTGAATATATAGATGGCTAAAATAGTGGTTAATTATAGCTATATATTAAATTCATGATATATTGTATAATTAAAATTAGACGAATTTTGAATTAAATTAACAAGATTAATACTATAATAAGATATTTATAAATATTATTTAATTAAGGAGCTGATTTTTTTAATGAGCAAAGTTATTGTTATTGGAGCAGGCCCAGCAGGAATGATGGCTGCAATAACAGCTGCAAAAGAACATAAAGTAACATTATTAGATGGTAATGAAAGACTAGGAAAAAAGCTGTTTATTACTGGTAAAGGTAGATGTAATGTTACAAATGCTAAGGATATTTCAGAATTTTTTGATTACATACCTGGTAACCCGCATTTTTTATATAGTGCATTATATACATTTACTAATGAAGATACTATGAATTTCTTTTCTAATGAAGGAATTAAATTAAAAGTAGAACGTGGAGATAGAGTATTTCCTGAATCTGATAAATCTTCTGATATAATTAGAGGTTTATCAAATGCATTAAGTAGAACTGATGTTGAAATAAAATTAAATTCAAAGGTTACTAATATAAAATATAAGAATAACAGCATAACTGGTATTGAAATAAATAATGATGAGATTTTAAAAGCAGATCATTATATTATAGCAACTGGTGGAGCTTCTTATCCTCTTACTGGTTCAAGAGGGGAAGGACAAGAATTTTCTAAAAAATTAGGACATAAAATAATTCCATTAAAGCCAGCGCTTGTACCCATGGTTGTAAAAGATGCAAAAACTAAAGAACTTATGGGATTATCATTAAAAAATGTAGAAGTTACAATAAAAGAAAATGATAAGAAAGTTGTATATAAAAATTTTGGTGAAATGTTATTCACACATTTTGGTGTATCAGGTCCACTTATTTTAAGTGGAAGTAGATTTATAGAGAACAATAAAAACTATAAATTACATATAGATCTTAAACCTTCATTAAACTTAGGTGAATTAGATAAGAGGATACAAAGAGATTTTAATAAATATTTAAATAAGGATTTTAAAAATTCACTAAATGAATTATTACCACAAAAACTAATCCCAATGATAATAGAAATGTCTAATATACCTGAAGAAAAGAAAGTTAATGAAATCACTAAAGAAGAGAGAAGAAATTTAGTTAACATTCTTAAAGATTTTTCATTTGATTTAAATGGGTTAAGGCCACTTGCTGAAGGAATTGTAACAAAAGGCGGAATAGATGTTAAAGAAATTGATCCATCTACTATGAAATCTAAGATTATAGATAATCTTTCTTTTTGCGGTGAAGTTATGGATGTAGATGCTTTTACTGGTGGTTATAATGTACAAATTGCATTTGCAACTGGAGTAATTGCTGGAAGTCATATTGAATAAGAACTAAATATTTTCTTGTTTGAAGTAATAAAAAATTATATAATCTTATTAAAGGTTTTTAACTAATTTAAGATTTTTAGAAAAGAGGAATAAGTTTTGAAAATAGCAGTAGCAATAGATGGCCCAGCAGGTGCTGGAAAAAGTACAATAGCAAAATTAGTAGGTAAAGAGTTTAATCTTATGTATATAAATACTGGTGCTATGTATAGAGCTGTAGCATTGAAGTGTAAAGAAAATAATATATCTGAAAATAATATAGAAAAGATATGTTCATTAATAGATACTATGGAAATGCATTTTGAAAATGATGATTTAATTTTAAATAATGAAAATATTCAAGATAAAATAACTCTTCCAGAAATAAGTAGTATAGTATCTTCTTATGCATCTATATCTGAAGTAAGAAGTAAATTGGTTAAACTTCAAAGAGATATGTCAAATAAATTTGATGTTATAATGGATGGAAGAGATATAGGGACAGTTGTACTTAAAGATGCTAAATTTAAGTTTTTCTTAACAGCTACACCAGAGGAAAGAGCAAATAGAAGATTTAAAGAACTTAAGGATAGGGAAATTGAGTGTTCGTATGATAACATATTAAAAGATATTATAGACAGAGATTATAAAGATACTCATAGAGAGATAGATCCATTGAGAAAAGCTGATGATGCTATTGAAATAGATACTACTGGGTTAAATATATCTGCAGTTACAGAAAAAATTAATTCTTATATAAGAGAGTCAATTTAAAATATTTAAAACTTTAGGAGAAAAGCAAATGAAAGAAGTTATTTTGGCACAAAATGCAGGCTTTTGCTTTGGTGTAAAAAGAGCAGTTGATGAAGCTATAAAAATACAAAAGCAAGCGGAAAAGAAAATATATACTTTAGGTCCATTGATACATAATAATGATGTTGTAAAATTTTTAGAAAAAAATAACATATATTCTATAGAATTAGAAAATATAACTACTTTAAACAAAGATGATGTTATTGTTATAAGATCTCATGGAGTATCAGAAGAAGTACTAAATCTTTTACAAAAAAATGAGTTAAAGGTTAAGGATGCTACTTGTCCTTTTGTAACCAATATACAAAAAAAGGTAAATAAATACTACAAATTAGGATATAATATAGTAATACTTGGCGACTCTAATCACCCAGAAGTAATAGGCATAAATGGTTGGTGTAACAATGAGGCTATAATTTCTAAAAATGGAGAATTTGATGATGATGTACCTGCTAAGGTATGTGTAGTATCTCAAACAACAGAAAAAGTAGCCAATTGGGAAACTTTAATCAAAAACGTTTCTTCAAAAGCTAAAGAAGTGTTAGCTTTTAATACAATATGTGCAGCTACAGATGTAAGACAAAGAAGCACTAGTAAATTATCAAAAGAAGTAGAAGCTATGGTAGTAATTGGTGGGAAAAATAGTTCTAATACAACTAAGTTATATCAAATTGCTAAACAAAATTGTGATAATACTATACACATAGAAAATGTTAATGAGTTACCTAAAGATTTTATAAATAATA encodes:
- a CDS encoding DUF1653 domain-containing protein codes for the protein MREFKTGIYRHFKGREYEVIDIAIHSETREKFVVYKALYGDFKTFIRPYDMFMSKVDKEKYPDIKQKYRFEYIDG
- a CDS encoding NAD(P)/FAD-dependent oxidoreductase, with the translated sequence MSKVIVIGAGPAGMMAAITAAKEHKVTLLDGNERLGKKLFITGKGRCNVTNAKDISEFFDYIPGNPHFLYSALYTFTNEDTMNFFSNEGIKLKVERGDRVFPESDKSSDIIRGLSNALSRTDVEIKLNSKVTNIKYKNNSITGIEINNDEILKADHYIIATGGASYPLTGSRGEGQEFSKKLGHKIIPLKPALVPMVVKDAKTKELMGLSLKNVEVTIKENDKKVVYKNFGEMLFTHFGVSGPLILSGSRFIENNKNYKLHIDLKPSLNLGELDKRIQRDFNKYLNKDFKNSLNELLPQKLIPMIIEMSNIPEEKKVNEITKEERRNLVNILKDFSFDLNGLRPLAEGIVTKGGIDVKEIDPSTMKSKIIDNLSFCGEVMDVDAFTGGYNVQIAFATGVIAGSHIE
- the cmk gene encoding (d)CMP kinase, with amino-acid sequence MKIAVAIDGPAGAGKSTIAKLVGKEFNLMYINTGAMYRAVALKCKENNISENNIEKICSLIDTMEMHFENDDLILNNENIQDKITLPEISSIVSSYASISEVRSKLVKLQRDMSNKFDVIMDGRDIGTVVLKDAKFKFFLTATPEERANRRFKELKDREIECSYDNILKDIIDRDYKDTHREIDPLRKADDAIEIDTTGLNISAVTEKINSYIRESI